In Glandiceps talaboti chromosome 14, keGlaTala1.1, whole genome shotgun sequence, a single genomic region encodes these proteins:
- the LOC144445564 gene encoding nucleolar protein 10-like, with protein MQVSNPNNVKIYNLSVGKSLPEWLSDRKRRQLLKNDIDLRRRIELIQDFEMPTVSSCMQITQDGQYILSTGVYKPRIRCFDTTQLSMKFERCFDSEIVNFHVLSEDYSKIVFLQNDRHVEFHAKYGRYYRLRIPTFGRDLTYYNPTCDMYFVGASSEVYRLNLEQGRFLNSIVTDAVALNVCTMNPVHQLFVAGSTEGRVESWDPRTRKRVGILDCAFNSVTDHTQVDGVPSISSIKFKDSLIMGVGTATGQILLYDIRSNKPLLVKDHNYGLPIKSIHFHESQDLVISADEKIVKLWNQDTGKPYTSIEPDVTINDLCIAPKTGLIFLAMEAPKMQTYFIPSLGPAPRWCSFLDNLTEELEEDSTPIVYDDYKFVTRKDLENLGLSHLIGSNLLRAYMHGFFMDIRLYHKAKAIADPFAYEDYRKKKIREKIEEARTNRVKVHKLPQVNKDLAQKLIDKEDQNKDRKQKKKKALPNLLQDDRFAAMFKNPDFQVDTQSDQYKLLNPLVAKIEKQKEKKTTMLTEHFEEVEVEEEEGRPSDEESSSDEDDREWREEMRKTHKLVREEEKMKRKAEMMEETTKRDTAKPRFYELKPGEEFKSIKDHTKKRKHMKTTLGERLHSKGSVDFTTVSKSMGSKEISFTLKKSERDRAREAAAKEHRDERHRVGRSAKKLLKKERNPDNVWRKRK; from the exons ACCTTAGGCGAAGAATTGAATTAATTCAAGATTTTGAAATGCCGactgtcagcagttgtatgcaaattacacaggatggacaatatatattgtcaaCAG GTGTTTACAAGCCAAGAATCCGTTGTTTTGACACTACACAACTTTCTATGAAATTTGAGCGCTGTTTTGATTCAGAAA ttgtaaattttcatgttttatcaGAAGATTACAGTAAG aTTGTGTTCCTTCAAAATGACAGACACGTTGAATTTCATGCCAAGTATGGTAGATACTACAGACTAAGAATACCTACATTTGGTAGAGACTTAACTTATTATAATCCCACATGTGATATGTACTTTGTAGGAGCAAG TTCAGAAGTGTACAGACTAAATCTGGAACAAGGAAGATTTCTGAATTCAATTGTAACTGATGCAGT TGCCctcaatgtatgtacaatgaacCCAGTTCATCAGCTGTTTGTTGCCGGATCAACAGAAGGCAGAGTTGAAAGCTGGGATCCACGGACAAGGAAACGAGTTGGGATTTTAGACTGTGCCTTCAATAGTGTAACAGACCATACACA GGTTGATGGCGTTCCTTCAATATCATCAATAAAATTCAAAGATAGTCTAATTATGGGTGTTGGAACCGCAACGGGTCAG ATTTTATTATATGATATACGTTCTAATAAACCATTGCTGGTCAAAGACCATAATTATGGCCTACCAATTAAATCTATACATTTCCATGAATCACAAGATTTAGTGATATCAGCAGATGAGAAAATTGTGAAACTTTGGAACCAAGATACA GGCAAACCATACACTTCTATAGAACCAGATGTCACAATAAATGATCTTTGCATTGCACCCAAGACTGGCTTGATATTTTTAGCAATGGAAGCCCCCAAAATGCAAACTTACTTTATACCG AGTCTAGGTCCAGCACCACGATGGTGTTCATTTCTGGATAATTTGACAGAAGAATTAGAAGAAGATTCTACACCCATTGTGTATGATGATTACAAATTTGTTACAAGGAAAGACTTAGAAAATTTAG GTTTAAGTCATTTGATTGGTTCCAATTTACTGAGAGCATACATGCATGGTTTCTTTATGGACATCAGACTGTATCACAAAGCCAAAGCCATTGCTGATCCATTTGCATATGAAGATTACAGAAAGAAGAAAATACGAGAGAAGATTGAAGAGGCCAGGACAAACAGAGTCAAAGTTCAT AAATTGCctcaagttaataaagatttgGCACAGAAGTTGATTGACAAAGAAGACCAGAATAAAGAcagaaaacagaaaaagaaG AAGGCACTCCCTAACTTGCTACAAGATGACCGTTTTGCTGCCATGTTCAAGAACCCTGACTTCCAAGTAGACACACAGAGTGATCAATACAAACTACTTAACCCATTGGTGGCAAAGATTGAGAAGCAAAAAGAGAAGAAGACAACAATGTTGACAGAACATTTTGAAGAAGTGGAAGTCGAG GAGGAAGAAGGTCGCCCTAGTGATGAGGAGAGTAGCTCTGATGAAGATGACAGGGAGTGGAGAGAAGAGATGAGGAAAACACACAAACTTGTACGTGAGGAGGAAAAGATGAAGAGAAAAGCTGAAATGATGGAGGAGACAACTAAAAGAGATACAGCAAAACCAagattttatgaattaaaaccAGGGGAGGAGTTTAAGAGTATCAAAGATCACACAAAGAAAAGGAAACACATGAA AACAACTCTTGGTGAAAGGTTACACTCAAAAGGCAGTGTAGATTTTACAACAGTTAGCAAGTCAATGGGCAGCAAAGAAATATCATTTACACTGAAAAAG AGTGAGAGAGACAGAGCTAGAGAGGCAGCAGCAAAGGAACACAGAGATGAAAGACATAGAGTAGGAAGATCTGCAAAGAAACTACTGAAAAAAGAGAGGAATCCAGATAATGTTTGGCGGAAAAGAAAATGA